A region of the Candidatus Binatia bacterium genome:
CCGCAGCCTGCCAGGGCCGGCGCGCGAGGCTCTACGCGAAAGAGCGAACCGAAGAAACCGCGGACTCGTCGCTGCGGCGCAGCAGCTTTTCGACGAACGGGTCCAGCGCGATTGGCCCGGGCCCCGAGCCTGCGATCCACAGGAAGATCACGATGTAGAGGAATTCGACCAGGCCGAACAACGAGGCTGCCGAATCGACGTTCTCCCATTGCGCCGTCGCGATCGCGACGACCATCGTGCCGACCAGCGGCAGCGCGGCGATGCGGCTGAACAGCCCGACAAACAGCAAGGTGCCGCAAACGAGCTCGATCGACGCGACGAACGGTGCCTGGATCTCGGGGTGAGGGATGCCGAGCTCCTGGAAGAACCCGATCACCTTGTCCAGGTCGTGGAGCTTGCCCCAGCCCGTGTTCATGAACGTCCAGCCGACGGCGACGCGCGCCAGCAGCAGCGGAACCCATGACAGCGCCGAGCCGACGCGGCCGGGAAGATCGTAGAAGAGCTTGTGGACCAGGGACATCGCAGGCCTCCGTTCGGATATTTGCACCTGTGACGCCGGCGGGCCTTCCAAGTTACATTGATTTGGCCGAAGCGGTCGCGCCGGGCCTCAGGTTCGTGGAGCGGTCGTGGGGAATGCCGTACTTGTCGAGGATGTGCGGAGTGGCCGCCTTCACTGCCTGCACGTCGAGCACCATCACCAGCCCGTCCTCGGTCTCGATGCGCAGGTAAGGATCCTTCATGTGGTCGACGATGTCGGCGAAGTGCGCAAGGTCGCGCGGCACCTGGCCGTTGACGGTGCGCACGACGACGCTTTCCCAGTCGAGATAGCCGCGCATCACCGGATCGGGAAGCACGGCCGAGAGCAGCACGACCTGGCGCCGATCGGCCGTCACGGCGCCGGCCTGGTCGACGTACGCGCCAAGATGCGGAGAGACCTCGTCGTACAGGTCGAAGTACTCGCCGGTGAGCGGCTGGAAGACCGCGCCGCCGAACAGGAAGTATTCCGGCTCTTCGCCGACGCGGCGCCCCGGCACCAGCGGCGTCGAGCGCGCGAGCGTGACCTCGACGTCGTGGCTGTCGCCGCCGCGCAGCACCGTCAGCCCGAGCGTCTGGCCGACTTGGCGCGAGCCGACTACCGCGTCCATCGCGACGCGCCCGACCCCGGGCATGGCAACCGTCAGGTCGTCGGCCACGGGATAGCCGCCGATCGACGTGACGACGTCGCCGCGCTCGAGGATTCCCTGGGCCGGGCTCCCGAAATCGACGCGCGTGACGAGCGCTCCGCTCTGGCGCGCGCCAAGGCCGAGGGACGATCGCAGGGCCGGGCTTTCCAGCGGCTGGAGCTGGGCACCGAGGTGGGGAAACCCGTCGTACTTGCCGTCCTCGACGTCCGACAGGAAATGTCGCACGACCGGCGCCGGCACCATGTACCCGACGTTCTCGGCCTGCTCGAGCATCTGCATCGCGACGCCGACGACGGCGCCGTCGCGAATGACGGGGCCTCCGCTGTTGCCCGGATTGATCGGCGCGTCGAACTGCGCGATCAGCAGCCTTTCCTTCGAGTGCGTGTACGTGCCGACCTCGATGCGCGAGATCACGCCGGACGTCACCGAAAGAGTCTCGCCGCCCACCGGAAAGCCGTACGTCTGCACGTTCGCGTTGACCGTCGGCAGCTCGCTCACCGGCAGCGGGCGCGAGTCGTCGAAGAAGTGCTCGTCGGAGACCGTCAGCAGCGCCAGGTCGCAGTCGTGCCCGACGTAGGAGACGGCCGCCTCGTACTGGTCTCCCGACCCTGCCCTCTTCACTTCGACGCCGACGGCATCGGCAACCACGTGCGCATTGGTCAGGATGCGGTGTCCGTCGATGATCACACCGGAGCCCGACGACGCCTGCGTTCCCGTCTTCTGCCACGGGGAAAAGAAGTCCGGCGGATTGGCGTAGACGAGCACGCGCACGACGCTCGACTCGATCGACGCGGGCGCGACGTCGGGAACCCGCAGCGCGGGACTCTCGGCTGCGGCTCCGGGCCGGGCCGGCGCTTCGCCCTTGTCCCCTCGACCGGGAGCCTCGCCGCGCGGACCGGCGACGGCCTCGGCTGCGCCCGGCCGCGTGGGTCCGTCATTGCCGCGCGCAGCGGTAGCGGCCGAGGTATTCGGATGCGCGGCCGCTGCCTGCGGAAACGCCGCGAGCGCGAAAAGCGCGCACGCGAGCATACGGCTCAGGCGGACGAACAGCATCGACCGGACGGACGCCGCCCGGGGAGTGGAGCCCGTGCCCGGCGGCGCAGCCGCCAGCGCGCCAGAACCCGAAGCGTCAAGGGAAAAGGAAACGGTCTGCTTGGAAGGAATGGTCACCGCGTCGCAGGTCTCCCTGCATTCTCTGCTGAAAATGGAGCCGCAAGCTGCGCCGTCGCAGCCAGGGCCCGGTTGGCAAGCCTCTGTTGTACGGACGATCCGCGCCGAGTAGTCACCCTCTGCCGGCGAACAAAGGTCCTTACCCCAGGCAGGAGGGAGTTTCACCATGCGCATCGGAATCGCGTTTCCATCGTGGATCGAGGCCTGGCGAGACTGCGAGGTCGCCGAGGCCGAAGGCTTCACGCACGCGTGGTTCTACGACACCCAGCTGCTGTGCTCGGACGTCTACGCGACGATGGCGCTGGCCGCCGAACATACCAGCACGATGACGCTGGGGACCCTGGTCGCGATCCCGAGCAACCGCATCGCGCCGGTGACGGCCAGTGCGATCGCGACGATCAACGCAATCGCGCCCGGT
Encoded here:
- a CDS encoding trypsin-like peptidase domain-containing protein, whose product is MLFVRLSRMLACALFALAAFPQAAAAHPNTSAATAARGNDGPTRPGAAEAVAGPRGEAPGRGDKGEAPARPGAAAESPALRVPDVAPASIESSVVRVLVYANPPDFFSPWQKTGTQASSGSGVIIDGHRILTNAHVVADAVGVEVKRAGSGDQYEAAVSYVGHDCDLALLTVSDEHFFDDSRPLPVSELPTVNANVQTYGFPVGGETLSVTSGVISRIEVGTYTHSKERLLIAQFDAPINPGNSGGPVIRDGAVVGVAMQMLEQAENVGYMVPAPVVRHFLSDVEDGKYDGFPHLGAQLQPLESPALRSSLGLGARQSGALVTRVDFGSPAQGILERGDVVTSIGGYPVADDLTVAMPGVGRVAMDAVVGSRQVGQTLGLTVLRGGDSHDVEVTLARSTPLVPGRRVGEEPEYFLFGGAVFQPLTGEYFDLYDEVSPHLGAYVDQAGAVTADRRQVVLLSAVLPDPVMRGYLDWESVVVRTVNGQVPRDLAHFADIVDHMKDPYLRIETEDGLVMVLDVQAVKAATPHILDKYGIPHDRSTNLRPGATASAKSM
- a CDS encoding DoxX family protein, whose translation is MSLVHKLFYDLPGRVGSALSWVPLLLARVAVGWTFMNTGWGKLHDLDKVIGFFQELGIPHPEIQAPFVASIELVCGTLLFVGLFSRIAALPLVGTMVVAIATAQWENVDSAASLFGLVEFLYIVIFLWIAGSGPGPIALDPFVEKLLRRSDESAVSSVRSFA